AGTTACTAAACCACTAACAGCTCCATACTCATCTACAACTAAAGCTAAATGCTCTCTTTGCTCAATTAATTTTTCAAATAAATTAGGAATAGAAAGCTCTCTGCTAGCAATAATAATTTCTCTTTTAATTGTTTTTAAAGGTTCATTTCCTTTGTTATCAACTAAAGAAAGTAATAATTGATCCTTTAAAACATAGCCAGTTATGTTATCTGGGTTTTCAGCATATACTGGTATTCTAGAAAAGCGTAGAGGCCTATTTTTATTAAAAAAAGATTCAATACTTTGATTTTCATTAGCAGTAGTAAGTACTGTACGAGGTGTCATAATATGCTTAGCTTGAACTTCTTTAAAGTTTAGCATGTTTCTAATTACTTTACCTTCACTTTCATGAAAAACGCCTTCCTGCTCAGCAATATCGGTCATAGCAGAAAAGTCTTCTCTACTTAGAACACTTTCCCCATGAGCTCCTTTACCAAATAGTTTAGTAAATAATTGAAGTATCCATATAATACCTGTGTATTTACAAAAGAAAATTAGCACATTTAAAGCTTTGGTTGTAAATCCAGCTAAAGACTTCCAGTAAGTAGCTCCAATGGTTTTAGGAATAATTTCAGAAGCTACTAAAATTAAAATAGTCATTATAGCAGAAACGATAAAAACGCCGTTTCCTTCATCACTAAATATTTTCTTTGCCTGAGCACCAACAAGGATAGCTCCTACAGTATGAGCAATAGTGTTAACTGTTAAGATGGCAATAAGAGGTTTGTCTACATCTTTTTTTAATGCTTCAAGATCGTTTGCATAAGCTTTCTCTTCTTTCTTTTTAACATTTACAAAAGTAGGAGTAACACTTAGTAGAACAGCCTCTAATATAGAGCATAAAAAAGAAAAAAATATGGATAAGGTGGCGTAAACAATTAATAATGTCATTCGTTAAAATTTTTAAGCTAAAATACGTAAAAAAGAAAACCTCAAGAATATATTCTTGAGGCTTTACTATTATGTTTTGTTTTTCTAGAAACCGTAATTTACTCCTAGACCAAACACTTCTCTAGTTTGAAATCCTCTGAAGGCGTTGTCGTCATAAATAGCTTGCATAGAAAGATTCGCAGATAAGTATTTGTTAACTTTCATTACCACGTTAACAGTGTAATCAATATCTACATTTTGAAAATCTTCTAAATAGTTGCTGTATAGGTTTAAGATATTTTCTACAGACACATTTTTCATTACATCTAATTTGTAATAAGCATTAATTGCAGCACCTAATTCATAACGGGTAGTTTCGTTTTGTTCTACTCCAAAAGCAGGTCCTAAGTCAGTCAAGTGTTTGTGCACATATATTAACTTAGAAGTTGCAGGAGCGATGTTTACTTTTAAATTATCATGTTTTTTCCAAAGCATACCAGGTCCAAGTTGGAAGTAGGCGGGAGAAAAGAAGTGAGATGTTTGCTCACCAGAAACATAGGTAGAAGACATTTGAGTCTTAAAGTTTAAAAAAGCAGAGTAATACCAATATCCGCTAGCTTTTTTACCTAATAAAGAATTTAACTCTAAACGATCATCAGTTTTTTGCATTTCTTCTCCTTTTAACTTTGTTAAACCGTAAGAAGCAATTAGTTTATTATCCCAAGTCCAATCACCTTTAGTGTAATTAAAATCATAGTTTAACCCAATAGTACCAGAAATATTATTTGTACCACCAGCTAACCAATTGTTAAAAGCAGATTGATTGAATAGAAAAGATATATTACCACTTCTTTTCCATCCTTCTTTAGGTTCTTCCTTTTTTTCTTCTTGAGCGTTAGCTGTTAATGTTCCAAACAAAACAGCAATAGCTAATAATTTTTTCATTTTTTTAGTTTTAAATTAAATTTTGAGGGCGCGAATGTACACTTAACCTAGGGTTTAGACAATAGCATTACGCCAAAAGTCACGTCTTATGAAAAATATAATTCAAACCAAGACCAAACACTTCTTTAAATTGAACTTTACTTGAAGCATCGTCATCAATAATGGCATGTAATCCAAGGTTAGTAGATAGGTTTTTATTAATTTTAACAAAGATGTTTAATTGGTAATCGATATCTATATTTTGTGGTTTGTTTAAATAATCAGAATATACCGCTACAATGCTTTCCATAGTTACATCTTTCATTATTTTACTTTTGAAGTAAGCTGAAAGGTTGAAACCTAAACTGAAATTTGTATTCTTGCCTTTATCTACACCGTACTTGCCAGAAAACTGATCGGATACAAATGTATAACGAGCTGTTGCAGGTGCAATGTTTATTCGGGCATCATCATTTCGCTTCCATAGCATACCAGGTCCAAAACTCCAATATGCTGGAGAAAAGAAATCTGACACTGCTACTTTAGGCTCTTGTTTGTAATCATAACCTTTGGTATACTGTGTTTTAAAGTTACTAAAAAAAGAAAAAAACCAAAGCTTGGAAGTCCTTAATCCCAACAAAGAGTTGTATTCAAACTGATCTTCTGTTTTTCTCATTCCTTGACCATCAACATAACTTAAACCATAAGCAGAAATAACTTTATTATCCCAGTTCCACTTTTTTCTCTTGTAGTTGAAATCGTAACCAAGTGTCATATTTCCAGCAACGGTATTATTTCCTCCTGCTGTCCAATTAGAAAAAGATGATTGGTTGAAAAGAAAGGTATACTTTCCGACAACAGTCCATTTTTTTGGTGGGTTTTTCTTAACTAACGGCTTTGCAAATACTCGTTTATTAAATATGTAGAAAGCAAAACTAGTATCTAAAGGTGAGTTTTGTAAATCTACAGTTGAGATACTATCTTTTTTAGTTTCTTGAGAAACTATAGAAAAAGAGTAACAAGAAAATAAGATTAGGAACAGCTTTTTCATTGGTAATTAAGTTGAGGAATTATATGAGTCTAATTATTTTTTTCTCTTATAAAGTGGAACAGTTGAACAAGCTTCACCAAACATAATGGTTTTAGCTACAGGTTTGATTTTTTCAATTAATAAGGTGTATGCTGATGGTGGTATGGGTTTATTTGCACACCCTTTAATTATTACAGGTTTGTCTTTATATTCAGAAGTGTCTAACTGTTGAATTATCTCTTGATATATTACAGTTTCTAGGACTATTAAATCACCAACAACAACCTTTTTAGCAAAAGGAGTAAGCTCAGTGGTTAGTAAAAGATAAGCCCATGAAGGAATAATAGCATCAGTAGAACAAGTTAAAGAAACATAACTGTCTTGGTATTGAGTCCAATCGTGATTTTTTACAGATTCTCTAAAGTCTTTTTCACGAAGAATTAATTCTTCAAATAACCAATCCTTAATATCAAACACTACACGTTTACCTTCAGGATAAAAATCTTCAAGGTCTATTGTGGTAAGCTTGCTATTAGCAACTCTATTTATAATTTCTTCTGCCATAAGTTTAATACGAGCTAAAAAATTAAAGCATTCCTAATTCTAATTTTGCTTCTTCACTCATCATATCTTGAGTCCAAGTAGGATCGAAAGTGATTTCGACCTCACAGTTGTTGATCTCCTTTAAAGTTTTTACTTTTTCTTCTACTTCAACAGGCAATGTTTCAGCAACAGGACAGTTGGGAGAAGTTAATGTCATTAATATTTTAGCATCATTCTCTTCTGATATAAAAACATCGTAAATCAACCCCAGTTCGTAGATGTCAACTGGTATTTCAGGGTCGAAAATTGTTTTCAATACACGAACAATTTTATCTCCTAATTCTTCTAATTTATCTTCAGTCATAATTCTAAACTTCTTTTAATTTGCTAATTTGCTTTGTTGAGCAATCGCATACATCTTTATTTGTTTTACCATTGATACTAACCCATTAGCACGAGTAGGGCTTAAATGTTCTTTTAAACCAATCTCATCAATAAAGTCAGTATCGGCATCCAAAATAGCCTTAGGTGTTTGGTCAGAAAACACCCTCAATAATAGCGCCACAATTCCTTTTGTTAAAATAGCATCACTATCGGCAGTAAACTCAATAGTGTCACCTTTTAATTCAGAATGTAACCATACTTTCGATTGGCATCCCTTAATTAGGTTTTCATCTAATTTGTATGCTTCGTTTATTAAAGGTAGCGATTTTCCCAGCTCTATAATGTACTCATAACGCTCCATCCAGTCTTCAAACATAGAAAACTCGTCAATAATTTCTTCTTGTATTTCTTTGATAGTCATTTTTTAAAACTATTTTTGCAAAGTCAAAAAGACCGTTTTTAATTAAAGACGCAAAATTACGACAAAAAAGGCAGTTGACATGAGAGTTTAAGCCTTAATGAGTATAATTAGTAAAAATTTAAGTCTTAGTAATTTATAAAGACTTAATGAAACAAATACATTTCTTCAGTTGAAGAAATATTAAGTAGAGTTATGAGTAAATTATTAGCAGTAGGAACAGTAGCATTTGACGCTATAGAAACACCATTTGGAAAAACTGATAAAATCTTAGGAGGATCAGGAACGTTTGTAGGATTAGCAGCTTCACAGTTTGGAGTGCAAACAGGAGTTGTTTCTGTAGTTGGAGGAGATTTTCCACAATCATACTTAGATATGATGAACGATAAAGGAATTAATACTGATGGAGTGGAAATAGTAAAAGAAGGAAAAACATTCTTTTGGAGTGGAAAGTACCATAACGATATGAATTCTCGCGATACTTTAGTGACAGAACTAAATGTATTAGAGCATTTTCAACCAGTAGTTCCAGAATCGTTTAAAGATGCACCTATTGTAATGTTAGGTAATTTACACCCATTAACACAAGCATCGGTATTAGATCAAATGAATGAAAGACCTAAGTTAGTAGTGTTAGATACTATGAACTTTTGGATGGATATAGCATTAAACGATTTACATGAGGTTTTAAAACGTGTAGATGTTATTACAATTAACGACGAAGAAGCACGTCAGTTAAGTGGAGAGTACTCGTTGGTAAATGCAGCAAAGAAGATTCACGAAATGGGACCAAAATACGTAGTAATTAAAAAAGGAGAACACGGAGCTTTGTTATTTAATGAAGGAAACATGTTCTTTGCACCAGCATTGCCATTAGCAGAGGTGTTCGACCCAACTGGAGCTGGAGATACATTTGCAGGAGGTTTCTGCGGATATTTAGCTAAAACAGAAGATATTTCATTCGAAAACATGAAGAGTGCAATTATCTACGGATCTAACTTAGCATCGTTCTGTGTTGAAAAGTTCGGAACACAGCGTATGGAGGAGTTAACTAGCGAGGAGGTACAAGTACGCTTAAAAGCGTTTAAAGAA
The nucleotide sequence above comes from Tenacibaculum singaporense. Encoded proteins:
- a CDS encoding CNNM domain-containing protein; translated protein: MTLLIVYATLSIFFSFLCSILEAVLLSVTPTFVNVKKKEEKAYANDLEALKKDVDKPLIAILTVNTIAHTVGAILVGAQAKKIFSDEGNGVFIVSAIMTILILVASEIIPKTIGATYWKSLAGFTTKALNVLIFFCKYTGIIWILQLFTKLFGKGAHGESVLSREDFSAMTDIAEQEGVFHESEGKVIRNMLNFKEVQAKHIMTPRTVLTTANENQSIESFFNKNRPLRFSRIPVYAENPDNITGYVLKDQLLLSLVDNKGNEPLKTIKREIIIASRELSIPNLFEKLIEQREHLALVVDEYGAVSGLVTQEDVIETLLGYEIMDESDNVANLQSLARKSWEQRAKRLGIINDSENE
- a CDS encoding DUF3078 domain-containing protein, whose product is MKKLLAIAVLFGTLTANAQEEKKEEPKEGWKRSGNISFLFNQSAFNNWLAGGTNNISGTIGLNYDFNYTKGDWTWDNKLIASYGLTKLKGEEMQKTDDRLELNSLLGKKASGYWYYSAFLNFKTQMSSTYVSGEQTSHFFSPAYFQLGPGMLWKKHDNLKVNIAPATSKLIYVHKHLTDLGPAFGVEQNETTRYELGAAINAYYKLDVMKNVSVENILNLYSNYLEDFQNVDIDYTVNVVMKVNKYLSANLSMQAIYDDNAFRGFQTREVFGLGVNYGF
- a CDS encoding DUF3078 domain-containing protein, yielding MKKLFLILFSCYSFSIVSQETKKDSISTVDLQNSPLDTSFAFYIFNKRVFAKPLVKKNPPKKWTVVGKYTFLFNQSSFSNWTAGGNNTVAGNMTLGYDFNYKRKKWNWDNKVISAYGLSYVDGQGMRKTEDQFEYNSLLGLRTSKLWFFSFFSNFKTQYTKGYDYKQEPKVAVSDFFSPAYWSFGPGMLWKRNDDARINIAPATARYTFVSDQFSGKYGVDKGKNTNFSLGFNLSAYFKSKIMKDVTMESIVAVYSDYLNKPQNIDIDYQLNIFVKINKNLSTNLGLHAIIDDDASSKVQFKEVFGLGLNYIFHKT
- a CDS encoding DUF2480 family protein — translated: MAEEIINRVANSKLTTIDLEDFYPEGKRVVFDIKDWLFEELILREKDFRESVKNHDWTQYQDSYVSLTCSTDAIIPSWAYLLLTTELTPFAKKVVVGDLIVLETVIYQEIIQQLDTSEYKDKPVIIKGCANKPIPPSAYTLLIEKIKPVAKTIMFGEACSTVPLYKRKK
- a CDS encoding DUF59 domain-containing protein — its product is MTEDKLEELGDKIVRVLKTIFDPEIPVDIYELGLIYDVFISEENDAKILMTLTSPNCPVAETLPVEVEEKVKTLKEINNCEVEITFDPTWTQDMMSEEAKLELGML
- a CDS encoding SufE family protein, producing the protein MTIKEIQEEIIDEFSMFEDWMERYEYIIELGKSLPLINEAYKLDENLIKGCQSKVWLHSELKGDTIEFTADSDAILTKGIVALLLRVFSDQTPKAILDADTDFIDEIGLKEHLSPTRANGLVSMVKQIKMYAIAQQSKLAN
- a CDS encoding PfkB family carbohydrate kinase; amino-acid sequence: MSKLLAVGTVAFDAIETPFGKTDKILGGSGTFVGLAASQFGVQTGVVSVVGGDFPQSYLDMMNDKGINTDGVEIVKEGKTFFWSGKYHNDMNSRDTLVTELNVLEHFQPVVPESFKDAPIVMLGNLHPLTQASVLDQMNERPKLVVLDTMNFWMDIALNDLHEVLKRVDVITINDEEARQLSGEYSLVNAAKKIHEMGPKYVVIKKGEHGALLFNEGNMFFAPALPLAEVFDPTGAGDTFAGGFCGYLAKTEDISFENMKSAIIYGSNLASFCVEKFGTQRMEELTSEEVQVRLKAFKELTQFDIALS